A region from the Streptomyces tsukubensis genome encodes:
- a CDS encoding CGNR zinc finger domain-containing protein, translating to MAARAADPAERVTRSGTADAADGPARLPWRFDTGRLCLDLVATGDPAPGAGHRDEPLAGEGRLRRWLVGAALVPPGTPLPADCPSWVQRFTELRGHLAQVVRAEIEGRPAPAAAALERVNALAVAAPPPVRAVRDAGGSLVRALARAPECAELLAVVARDAVELLTDPAARALLRQCEGESCRRVYVDTSRGSRRRWCSSEVCGNRERVARHRRRVAALART from the coding sequence ATGGCGGCACGTGCGGCAGACCCGGCGGAGCGGGTGACCAGGTCCGGTACGGCGGATGCCGCGGACGGACCGGCCCGCCTCCCCTGGCGGTTCGACACCGGACGGCTCTGTCTGGACCTGGTCGCCACCGGGGACCCCGCCCCCGGCGCGGGCCACCGGGACGAGCCCCTGGCCGGAGAGGGCAGACTCCGGCGCTGGCTGGTCGGTGCCGCACTGGTGCCGCCCGGGACCCCGCTGCCCGCCGACTGCCCCTCCTGGGTGCAGCGGTTCACCGAACTCCGCGGCCATCTCGCCCAGGTGGTGCGTGCCGAGATCGAAGGCCGTCCGGCCCCGGCCGCCGCCGCGCTGGAGCGGGTGAACGCCCTGGCTGTCGCGGCGCCGCCGCCGGTCCGGGCCGTACGGGATGCCGGCGGGTCCCTGGTCCGGGCGCTCGCCCGGGCCCCCGAATGCGCCGAACTCCTCGCCGTCGTCGCCCGGGACGCGGTCGAACTGCTCACCGACCCGGCGGCCCGGGCCCTGCTGCGGCAGTGCGAGGGCGAGAGCTGCCGCCGGGTGTACGTGGACACCTCCCGGGGCAGCCGCCGCCGCTGGTGCTCCAGCGAAGTGTGCGGGAACCGGGAGCGGGTGGCCCGCCACCGGCGCCGGGTGGCGGCCCTCGCCCGTACCTGA
- a CDS encoding serine hydrolase domain-containing protein — MVSAKVSRGTAFGAALLSLLAVSAQSAVAAPAAPAAPAKPAAPSAPAAPALSAPDPDALRTALRAALANGAPGAMARIDDSGSVLRQTEGIADRATGRVMDTDDRFRIGSVSKTFSAVVLLQLVDEGALALDTPVNTYLPGLLDPRITVRHLLSHRTGLYDYTNDMFAATVPGFESVRNRVFTYRELLDLSLAKPPTVTPGTTYSYSNTNFVVAGMLIEKLTGKDVGDAYRKRIIKPLDLDDTFYVHPETAIPGRHVKGYLRPDEAGAPLVDSTRQTVSWAQSAGAVVSSAEDLNTFLSALMRGKLVSGTALAEMRTWTPVNSTQGYGLGLRRRDLSCGVSVYGHTGTVQGYYTFAFTSADGKRSITSFANTSNNGTVLNTLPRTLEAAFCGVPPVKAANTAKTAKTVRSTTADGSAVERYEDIAPGIARQ, encoded by the coding sequence ATGGTCTCAGCCAAGGTGAGCAGGGGAACCGCGTTCGGTGCCGCGCTGCTGTCGCTGCTCGCGGTCTCCGCGCAGTCCGCGGTGGCCGCACCCGCCGCGCCCGCCGCCCCCGCGAAACCCGCCGCGCCGTCCGCGCCCGCGGCCCCCGCCCTCTCCGCCCCCGACCCGGACGCCCTGCGTACGGCCCTGAGGGCGGCGCTGGCGAACGGGGCGCCGGGCGCGATGGCCCGGATCGACGACTCGGGGAGCGTGCTCCGGCAGACCGAGGGAATCGCGGACCGGGCCACCGGACGGGTGATGGACACCGACGACCGCTTCCGGATCGGCAGCGTCAGCAAGACGTTCTCCGCGGTCGTCCTCCTCCAGCTCGTCGACGAGGGCGCACTGGCCCTGGACACCCCGGTGAACACCTATCTCCCCGGGCTGCTCGACCCGCGGATCACCGTCCGCCATCTGCTCAGCCACCGCACGGGCCTGTACGACTACACCAACGACATGTTCGCCGCGACCGTGCCCGGCTTCGAATCGGTCCGGAACCGCGTCTTCACCTACCGGGAGCTGCTCGACCTGTCGCTGGCCAAGCCGCCGACCGTGACCCCGGGGACCACGTACTCCTACTCCAACACCAACTTCGTCGTCGCGGGCATGCTCATCGAGAAGCTGACCGGGAAGGATGTCGGTGACGCGTACCGGAAGCGGATCATCAAGCCGCTCGACCTCGACGACACCTTCTACGTCCACCCCGAGACCGCGATCCCCGGCCGGCACGTCAAGGGCTATCTCCGGCCCGACGAGGCCGGCGCTCCGCTGGTGGACTCCACCCGGCAGACCGTCTCCTGGGCACAGAGCGCGGGCGCGGTCGTCTCCAGCGCAGAGGACCTCAACACCTTCCTGTCGGCGCTGATGCGCGGCAAGCTCGTCTCCGGTACCGCGCTGGCCGAGATGCGGACCTGGACGCCGGTCAACTCCACCCAGGGGTACGGGCTGGGGCTGCGGCGCCGGGATCTGTCGTGCGGGGTGTCGGTGTACGGGCACACCGGCACGGTCCAGGGGTACTACACCTTCGCCTTCACCTCGGCGGACGGGAAGCGGTCGATCACGTCCTTCGCCAACACCTCCAACAACGGGACCGTGCTGAACACGCTGCCGAGGACGCTGGAGGCGGCGTTCTGCGGTGTCCCGCCCGTCAAGGCCGCGAACACCGCGAAGACCGCGAAGACCGTGCGCAGCACGACCGCCGACGGGTCCGCCGTCGAGCGGTACGAGGACATCGCCCCGGGCATCGCCCGGCAGTAG
- a CDS encoding LysR family transcriptional regulator: MADQDIDPRLLRAFDAVARELHFTRAAARLYTAQQALSRDIRRLEQALGTELFDRTTRRVALTAEGERLLPYARAVLAAHDGLRAAAADGVRRPLLVDVSASPSTGRQILDATRAAEPGLDLMARYHTGLNGAAAAVLAGRLDVTFGRVAGLPADLLAGLEHRPVRYEPMAVLLPAGHRLAALPAVPVRELRGEPLYAGAGNPATAAWTALAAALFAEFSLTMAEPYPEITGEEEFVRVVRQRGWSVLASTVFADIPGMVLRPLVDPVPLSPVSLVHRRGLRHPAADALLRTARTLAAEHGWLELPTAGEWWLPREDAEAMRGARTGAGGTAPRPGVPRP; the protein is encoded by the coding sequence ATGGCCGACCAGGACATCGACCCCCGACTGCTCCGCGCCTTCGACGCCGTCGCGCGCGAACTCCACTTCACCCGCGCCGCCGCCCGGCTCTACACCGCACAGCAGGCGCTCAGCCGCGATATCCGCAGACTCGAACAGGCCCTGGGAACAGAACTGTTCGACCGCACCACCCGGCGGGTCGCGCTCACCGCGGAGGGCGAGCGGCTGCTGCCGTACGCCCGTGCCGTGCTCGCCGCCCACGACGGACTGCGGGCCGCGGCCGCCGACGGCGTACGACGGCCGCTGCTGGTCGACGTCAGCGCCTCGCCGAGCACCGGCCGGCAGATCCTGGACGCGACCCGCGCCGCCGAACCCGGACTCGACCTGATGGCCCGCTACCACACCGGGCTCAACGGCGCCGCCGCCGCTGTCCTCGCCGGGCGGCTGGACGTGACCTTCGGCCGGGTCGCCGGGCTGCCCGCGGACCTGCTCGCCGGACTGGAGCACCGGCCGGTGCGGTACGAGCCGATGGCGGTCCTCCTCCCGGCCGGGCACCGGCTCGCCGCCCTGCCCGCGGTGCCCGTACGGGAGCTGCGCGGCGAGCCGCTGTACGCGGGCGCGGGCAACCCGGCCACCGCCGCGTGGACCGCGCTCGCCGCGGCGCTGTTCGCGGAGTTCTCCCTCACGATGGCCGAGCCGTACCCGGAGATCACCGGTGAGGAGGAGTTCGTCCGGGTGGTACGGCAGCGGGGCTGGTCCGTCCTGGCCAGTACCGTCTTCGCCGATATCCCGGGCATGGTGCTCCGGCCGCTCGTCGACCCCGTACCGCTCTCCCCGGTCTCCCTCGTCCACCGCCGCGGTCTGCGCCACCCCGCCGCGGACGCCCTGCTCCGCACCGCCCGCACCCTCGCCGCCGAGCACGGCTGGCTGGAGCTGCCCACGGCGGGGGAGTGGTGGCTGCCGCGCGAGGACGCGGAGGCCATGAGGGGTGCCCGGACGGGGGCCGGCGGTACGGCTCCGAGGCCCGGCGTACCCCGCCCGTGA
- a CDS encoding MFS transporter: MPSALPDGTPHACPDGTPHARPDGTPHDQLTGTPHDQLAGTPRARPDDGTPRDLAHETPRAYARLFAVPGTAAFTAGSLIARLPFAMFGVSAVVMIAGSRGSYALAGAVTATGLTVTALVAPWTARLVDRHGQARVARPATALALLGSLALVLCVRYDAPDWTLFASCAATATSPNTGAMARARWAYLHRDDPASLHTANSFEQAADELCFMTGPALAALLCSALFPEAGTVAGAVLMAGGMLLFTGQRSTEPPVAVRPPGTRAPLRAAGMPALLAVFLATGVVFGALEVTTLAYVDGPEAGLLIGLQAGGSCAAGLVYGLRPVAAPGDPRRLAVCLAAMTALMALPLLAAASGGSTAVLALALLAAGAATAPTMITGMASVQRIVPPGSVNEGMTLAVTAILTGIAAGSAVSGWLAERAAPGTGYTVPVAAALLGLVAAVLRARRPTP, from the coding sequence ATGCCTTCCGCCCTCCCTGACGGGACTCCGCACGCATGCCCCGACGGAACCCCGCACGCCCGTCCGGACGGGACTCCGCACGACCAGCTCACCGGAACCCCGCACGACCAGCTCGCCGGGACCCCGCGCGCCCGTCCCGACGACGGGACTCCGCGCGACCTTGCCCACGAGACTCCGCGCGCCTACGCCCGCCTGTTCGCCGTGCCCGGGACCGCCGCGTTCACCGCCGGAAGCCTGATCGCCAGGCTGCCGTTCGCCATGTTCGGGGTGAGCGCGGTGGTGATGATCGCCGGTTCCCGGGGCTCGTACGCCCTCGCGGGAGCGGTGACCGCGACCGGGCTCACGGTCACCGCGCTGGTCGCGCCCTGGACGGCCCGGCTGGTGGACCGGCACGGACAGGCGAGGGTCGCCCGGCCCGCCACCGCGCTCGCCCTGCTCGGCTCCCTGGCCCTGGTGCTCTGCGTACGCTACGACGCCCCCGACTGGACCCTGTTCGCGTCCTGTGCGGCGACCGCCACCAGCCCGAACACGGGTGCCATGGCCCGGGCCCGCTGGGCGTATCTCCACCGGGACGATCCGGCCTCACTGCACACCGCGAACTCCTTCGAGCAGGCCGCCGACGAGCTGTGCTTCATGACCGGCCCGGCGCTGGCGGCCCTGCTCTGTTCGGCGCTGTTCCCGGAGGCGGGGACGGTGGCGGGCGCGGTGCTGATGGCGGGCGGGATGCTGCTGTTCACCGGGCAGCGGTCGACGGAACCGCCGGTGGCCGTCCGCCCGCCGGGGACCCGGGCGCCGCTGCGGGCCGCCGGGATGCCGGCGCTGCTGGCGGTCTTCCTGGCCACGGGGGTGGTGTTCGGCGCGCTGGAGGTGACGACGCTGGCGTACGTGGACGGGCCGGAGGCCGGGCTGCTCATCGGGCTCCAGGCCGGGGGGTCCTGCGCGGCGGGGCTGGTGTACGGGCTGCGCCCGGTCGCCGCGCCCGGGGACCCCCGGCGGCTCGCGGTCTGTCTGGCGGCCATGACGGCCCTGATGGCGCTGCCGCTGCTCGCCGCCGCCTCGGGCGGCAGCACGGCCGTACTGGCGCTCGCGCTGCTGGCGGCAGGCGCGGCGACCGCCCCCACGATGATCACGGGCATGGCGTCGGTCCAGCGGATCGTCCCGCCGGGCAGCGTCAACGAAGGGATGACGCTCGCGGTGACGGCGATCCTGACCGGGATAGCGGCGGGGTCGGCGGTCTCTGGATGGCTGGCGGAGCGGGCCGCGCCGGGCACGGGCTACACCGTCCCCGTCGCCGCGGCCCTGCTGGGCCTGGTCGCGGCGGTGCTGCGGGCGCGCCGACCCACACCCTGA
- the smpB gene encoding SsrA-binding protein SmpB, with amino-acid sequence MAKEKGRKLIAQNKKARHDYLIIDTYECGLVLTGTEVKSLRQGRASLADGFVQIDGREAWLHNVHVPEYSQGTWTNHSARRKRKLLMHREEIDKLESKSQESGHTIVPLALYFKDGRAKVEIALAKGKKEYDKRQTLRERQDRREADKVMSAVRRQQRS; translated from the coding sequence ATGGCTAAGGAAAAAGGGCGCAAGCTGATCGCGCAGAACAAGAAGGCGCGGCACGACTACCTCATCATCGACACCTACGAGTGCGGTCTCGTCCTGACCGGGACCGAGGTGAAGTCGCTGCGCCAGGGGCGGGCGTCCCTGGCGGACGGCTTCGTCCAGATCGACGGCCGCGAGGCATGGCTGCACAACGTGCACGTACCGGAGTACTCGCAGGGGACGTGGACCAACCACAGCGCCCGGCGCAAGCGGAAGCTGCTGATGCACCGGGAGGAGATCGACAAACTGGAGTCGAAGTCGCAGGAGTCCGGGCACACGATCGTGCCGCTGGCCCTGTACTTCAAGGACGGCCGGGCGAAGGTCGAGATCGCGCTGGCGAAGGGCAAGAAGGAGTACGACAAGCGGCAGACGCTCCGCGAACGGCAGGACCGGCGCGAGGCGGACAAGGTGATGTCGGCGGTCCGGCGGCAGCAGCGGTCCTGA
- a CDS encoding S41 family peptidase produces the protein MPGPEFSPRPRRIRRGAALTLVFAGVLAAGAVTDALPHDRSSGDGETRPGAVRPSGPGVDRDDLVRVASEAVAEGGSAAQAAEEVVSRSGDRWGAVYDPREYEKFQQTLDGEYTGVGLWARPTAGGRVEVARVQPGGPAAKAGIRSGDRLRTVGGRSVEGRPVTEIVGLLRGEERTSVSLGLQRGSRTWTRELIRTTLPSESVTVEQLDGGAVKIRVSSFTRGSGERVKEAVEDAPDGAGVLLDLRGNSGGLVTEAVTAASAFLDGGLVATYDVEGEQLALYAEPGGDTGRPVVALVDGGTMSAAEMVTGALKDRGRAVTVGSRTFGKGSVQMPSTLPDGSVAELTVGHYRTPEGHDLDGRGITPDLTPAEGEDPERRAETVLSGLGPGS, from the coding sequence ATGCCGGGCCCTGAGTTCTCCCCTCGGCCCCGCCGCATCCGCCGCGGGGCGGCCCTGACATTGGTGTTCGCCGGTGTGCTGGCGGCCGGAGCGGTCACCGACGCCCTGCCGCACGACCGGTCATCCGGCGACGGGGAGACCCGCCCCGGGGCCGTCCGCCCGTCCGGGCCGGGCGTCGACCGCGACGATCTCGTCCGGGTCGCTTCCGAGGCCGTCGCCGAGGGCGGTTCGGCCGCCCAGGCCGCCGAGGAGGTCGTCAGCCGCAGCGGTGACCGCTGGGGCGCGGTCTACGATCCGCGCGAGTACGAGAAGTTCCAGCAGACCCTCGACGGCGAGTACACCGGCGTCGGGCTCTGGGCGCGCCCCACGGCCGGCGGCCGGGTGGAGGTTGCCCGGGTGCAGCCCGGCGGGCCCGCCGCGAAGGCGGGCATCCGCTCCGGCGACCGGCTGCGGACGGTCGGCGGCCGGTCCGTCGAAGGACGCCCGGTGACCGAGATCGTCGGACTGCTGCGGGGCGAGGAACGCACCTCCGTCTCGCTGGGCCTCCAGCGCGGCTCCCGGACCTGGACCCGTGAGCTGATCCGTACCACCCTGCCCAGCGAGTCCGTCACGGTCGAACAGCTCGACGGCGGCGCGGTGAAGATCCGCGTCTCGTCGTTCACCCGCGGCTCGGGCGAGCGTGTGAAGGAGGCCGTCGAGGACGCCCCGGACGGCGCCGGGGTCCTGCTGGACCTGCGGGGCAACAGCGGCGGGCTGGTCACCGAGGCCGTCACCGCCGCCTCCGCCTTTCTCGACGGCGGGCTGGTGGCCACGTACGACGTCGAGGGCGAGCAGCTCGCCCTGTACGCCGAGCCCGGCGGCGACACCGGACGGCCGGTGGTCGCCCTGGTCGACGGCGGGACGATGAGCGCGGCCGAAATGGTCACCGGCGCGCTGAAGGACCGCGGCCGTGCGGTCACGGTCGGCAGCCGCACCTTCGGCAAGGGGTCGGTGCAGATGCCGAGCACCCTCCCGGACGGTTCCGTGGCCGAGCTGACCGTCGGCCACTACCGCACTCCCGAGGGTCACGACCTCGACGGCCGCGGTATCACCCCCGATCTGACGCCCGCCGAGGGGGAGGACCCCGAGCGGCGGGCCGAGACGGTATTGAGTGGCCTCGGCCCCGGGTCGTAG
- the ftsX gene encoding permease-like cell division protein FtsX, with protein sequence MRAQFVLSEIAVGLRRNLTMTFAVVISVALSLALFGGALLLREQVGTMKDFWYDKVNVSIFLCNKNDARNSPQCAKGAVTGDQKDQIKADLDKMNVVDKIHYESAEQAYKRYQDSYGDTPIADTITPDQMPESFRVKLHDPEKYQVVASAFAGRPGVQSVEDQRSILQNLFDLMNGMNVTAIAVMILMLIIALMLIVNTVRVSAFSRRRETGIMRLVGASSFYIQLPFILEAAIAGLLGGLLAAGMLVAGRYFLIDHGLALADKMPLINFIGWDALVTKLPLVLAIGLLMPALAAFIALRKYLKV encoded by the coding sequence ATGCGCGCCCAGTTCGTCCTGTCGGAGATCGCCGTCGGTCTCCGCCGCAATCTCACGATGACCTTCGCCGTTGTCATCTCCGTGGCCCTGTCGCTCGCCCTCTTCGGCGGGGCGCTGCTGCTGCGCGAGCAGGTCGGCACGATGAAGGACTTCTGGTACGACAAGGTCAACGTCTCCATCTTCCTCTGCAACAAGAACGACGCCCGGAACTCGCCGCAGTGCGCCAAGGGTGCGGTCACCGGTGACCAGAAGGACCAGATCAAAGCCGATCTGGACAAGATGAACGTCGTTGACAAGATCCACTACGAGAGCGCGGAGCAGGCCTACAAGCGCTATCAGGACAGCTACGGCGACACCCCCATCGCCGACACGATCACCCCGGACCAGATGCCGGAGTCCTTCCGGGTCAAACTGCACGATCCGGAGAAGTACCAGGTGGTCGCATCCGCCTTCGCGGGCCGGCCGGGTGTCCAGTCGGTCGAGGACCAGCGGAGCATCCTGCAGAACCTGTTCGACCTGATGAACGGCATGAACGTGACCGCGATCGCGGTGATGATCCTGATGCTGATCATCGCGCTGATGCTGATCGTCAACACCGTACGGGTCTCGGCGTTCAGCCGCAGGCGTGAGACCGGGATCATGCGGCTGGTCGGCGCCTCCAGTTTCTACATCCAGCTGCCGTTCATCCTGGAGGCGGCGATCGCCGGTCTGCTGGGCGGACTGCTGGCCGCGGGCATGCTGGTCGCGGGCCGCTACTTCCTGATCGACCACGGCCTCGCCCTCGCCGACAAGATGCCGCTGATCAACTTCATCGGCTGGGACGCCCTGGTGACCAAGCTGCCCCTGGTCCTGGCGATCGGTCTGCTGATGCCCGCCCTTGCGGCTTTCATCGCACTGCGCAAGTACCTCAAGGTGTGA
- the ftsE gene encoding cell division ATP-binding protein FtsE, giving the protein MIRFAQVSKTYPKQSRPALHDVSLEIAKGEFVFLVGSSGSGKSTFLRLILREERASHGSVHVLGKDLGKISNWKVPQVRRKLGTVFQDFRLLPNKTVAQNVAFAQEVIGKPRGEIRKAVPQVLDLVGLGGKEGRMPGELSGGEQQRVAIARAFVNRPMLLIADEPTGNLDPQTSVGIMKLLDRINRTGTTVVMATHDQNIVDQMRKRVIELEQGRLVRDQARGVYGYQH; this is encoded by the coding sequence GTGATCCGATTCGCCCAGGTTTCGAAGACCTACCCCAAGCAGAGCAGGCCAGCGCTGCACGATGTCTCCCTGGAGATCGCCAAGGGCGAGTTCGTCTTCCTGGTGGGATCCTCCGGCTCCGGAAAGTCGACCTTCCTCCGTCTGATCCTCCGCGAGGAGCGGGCCAGTCACGGCTCCGTCCATGTGCTCGGCAAGGACCTGGGGAAGATCTCCAACTGGAAGGTGCCGCAGGTCCGGCGGAAGCTGGGCACCGTCTTCCAGGACTTCCGGCTGCTGCCCAACAAGACCGTCGCGCAGAACGTCGCCTTCGCCCAGGAGGTCATCGGCAAACCGCGCGGCGAGATCCGCAAGGCCGTACCCCAGGTGCTCGACCTGGTCGGTCTCGGCGGCAAGGAGGGCCGGATGCCCGGTGAGCTGTCCGGCGGTGAACAGCAGCGGGTCGCCATCGCCCGGGCGTTCGTCAACCGGCCCATGCTGCTGATCGCCGACGAGCCGACCGGAAACCTCGACCCCCAGACCTCCGTGGGCATCATGAAGCTGCTGGACCGGATCAACCGGACCGGTACGACCGTGGTGATGGCCACCCACGACCAGAACATCGTCGACCAGATGCGGAAGCGCGTCATCGAACTGGAGCAGGGCCGGCTCGTCCGCGACCAGGCCCGCGGTGTCTACGGCTACCAGCACTGA